A region from the Terriglobales bacterium genome encodes:
- a CDS encoding Trm112 family protein: MISEDLLAILACPECHKELVYNQQAQTLKCGACRRVYPIRDGVPVLLKDQAVQEE; the protein is encoded by the coding sequence ATGATCTCGGAAGATTTACTTGCGATTCTGGCTTGTCCTGAATGCCACAAAGAGCTGGTTTATAACCAGCAGGCGCAAACATTGAAATGCGGCGCCTGCCGGCGGGTGTATCCCATCCGCGATGGTGTTCCCGTTCTGTTGAAGGACCAAGCAGTTCAAGAAGAGTAA
- a CDS encoding aminodeoxychorismate/anthranilate synthase component II produces MVFVLDNYDSFTYNLVQYLGEMGEQVEVRRNDQITVQELERLRPKQIVISPGPCTPQEAGISIELIQYFAGKVPILGVCLGHQAIGAAFGGNIIRARKLMHGKTSPITHSGKGVFHGLESPLTATRYHSLIIDRQTVPAELEITACTREEDGTEVIMGVRHRKFPVEGVQFHPESVLTPCGKQMLKNFIASA; encoded by the coding sequence ATGGTTTTTGTGCTCGATAATTACGACTCATTTACCTACAACCTGGTGCAATATCTCGGGGAGATGGGTGAACAGGTTGAGGTGCGCCGCAATGATCAGATTACGGTGCAGGAGCTTGAGCGCCTGCGGCCCAAGCAAATTGTCATCTCGCCCGGACCGTGCACGCCGCAAGAGGCCGGTATCAGCATCGAACTCATTCAGTATTTTGCCGGTAAGGTTCCGATTCTTGGTGTATGTCTTGGCCATCAAGCCATTGGTGCGGCTTTTGGCGGAAATATTATTCGCGCCAGGAAGTTGATGCACGGGAAAACCAGTCCCATTACGCATAGTGGCAAGGGTGTGTTTCACGGCTTGGAGTCTCCGCTGACGGCCACCCGTTATCACTCCTTGATTATTGATCGCCAGACAGTCCCTGCTGAATTAGAAATTACTGCCTGCACCCGGGAAGAAGATGGTACCGAGGTCATCATGGGTGTGCGCCACCGCAAGTTTCCCGTGGAAGGCGTGCAATTTCATCCGGAAAGTGTATTGACCCCTTGCGGAAAGCAGATGCTGAAGAACTTTATTGCTTCGGCTTGA
- a CDS encoding energy transducer TonB — MASSAIKSNSPLPPAPARGREPDILPSLFGAGYGTYQTRPRNFILSFVLHTLAVVLILVITTYVAQHPKVITDNVSKVIDISAYVPSSIGGPSGGGGGGGAREKLEASKGVLPKSAPDQITPPTVVVRNLEPKLPVPPTVVAPPMVAPALPQMGDPLASVAPASNGIGSGSGIGSGSGTGVGSGRGPGVGPGWGGGMGGGAYRVGGGVSAPRAIFSPDPEYSEEARKAKYQGDVILWVVIGPDGKVHDVKVARTLGLGLDEKAVEAVKKWVFEPAKKDGQAVAVQLNIDVTFHLY, encoded by the coding sequence ATGGCGAGTTCCGCAATCAAGAGTAATTCCCCGTTACCGCCTGCGCCTGCACGGGGAAGAGAACCCGATATCTTGCCTTCGCTCTTTGGTGCTGGATACGGCACCTACCAGACCCGCCCCCGGAATTTCATACTTTCCTTTGTGTTGCACACCTTGGCTGTCGTTTTGATCCTGGTGATTACCACTTATGTTGCGCAACATCCTAAAGTAATCACTGATAATGTTTCAAAGGTAATTGATATCAGTGCCTACGTTCCCTCCTCGATTGGGGGGCCGTCTGGCGGCGGTGGCGGCGGTGGCGCACGAGAAAAACTGGAAGCCTCCAAGGGAGTCTTACCTAAATCTGCGCCCGATCAGATAACCCCTCCCACAGTGGTTGTACGCAATCTTGAACCTAAGTTACCGGTTCCGCCAACCGTGGTTGCTCCTCCCATGGTTGCTCCTGCGTTGCCGCAGATGGGTGATCCGCTGGCCTCAGTCGCGCCAGCCTCCAACGGTATCGGTTCAGGCAGCGGTATTGGAAGCGGTTCAGGTACAGGAGTGGGTTCAGGACGCGGTCCAGGCGTAGGCCCCGGCTGGGGTGGTGGCATGGGTGGTGGCGCTTACCGTGTAGGCGGCGGCGTCAGTGCTCCGCGCGCAATCTTCTCACCCGATCCTGAGTATTCGGAAGAAGCCCGCAAAGCAAAGTATCAAGGTGATGTGATTTTATGGGTAGTGATCGGCCCAGATGGCAAGGTGCACGACGTTAAAGTTGCCCGCACCCTGGGGTTAGGACTTGACGAAAAAGCCGTAGAGGCCGTCAAAAAATGGGTCTTCGAACCTGCCAAAAAAGACGGCCAGGCAGTCGCAGTACAATTGAACATTGATGTTACTTTCCATTTATACTGA